In a single window of the Elusimicrobiota bacterium genome:
- the argF gene encoding ornithine carbamoyltransferase: MQNNLIAITDLSVKEILKLFELAYTIKSKSQRGIPYTPLKGKALAMIFHKPSTRTSVSFSVGMYQLGGLPLMFNAQDLQLRRGESYGDTARVFSRYVHGILIRTKDHDELLEFSKHASIPVINGLTDEEHPCQVLSDYFTILERKGWISSTGKVDYQELRKLKFVFLGDGSNNVANSLLLLSAMLGVTFVICSPKGYVPSAKYMAEAKSIAASTGAKISVENDVAKGVAGADALYTDVWVSMGQEDEKKKRYRDLRPYQLNSKVMSRAARGCLAMHCLPARRGEEITSEVMDGKNSIIFDQAENRLHIQKAILVKLLTQ; this comes from the coding sequence ATGCAGAACAATTTAATCGCAATAACTGATTTATCTGTAAAAGAAATTCTTAAACTTTTTGAACTTGCTTATACGATTAAGAGTAAGTCACAGCGCGGGATTCCGTATACGCCGTTAAAGGGTAAAGCGTTAGCTATGATTTTTCATAAACCGTCAACACGTACCAGTGTATCTTTTTCCGTAGGGATGTACCAGCTGGGCGGGTTGCCGTTAATGTTTAACGCGCAGGACTTGCAGTTACGACGCGGTGAGAGTTATGGGGATACTGCCCGGGTGTTCTCACGGTACGTACACGGTATTCTTATCCGTACAAAGGATCATGATGAACTTCTGGAATTTTCAAAACATGCTTCAATACCGGTAATCAACGGGTTGACTGATGAAGAGCATCCGTGCCAGGTATTAAGCGATTATTTTACGATACTTGAACGTAAAGGATGGATTAGTTCCACCGGGAAAGTTGATTACCAGGAACTGCGGAAACTAAAATTTGTCTTCCTTGGTGATGGGAGTAATAATGTCGCAAATTCGTTGTTATTACTTTCTGCGATGCTGGGCGTAACATTTGTTATATGTTCCCCGAAAGGGTATGTTCCGTCTGCGAAGTATATGGCAGAAGCTAAATCAATTGCTGCGAGTACTGGCGCGAAGATCAGTGTGGAAAATGATGTGGCGAAAGGTGTTGCTGGTGCTGATGCGTTATACACTGACGTATGGGTGTCGATGGGGCAGGAAGATGAGAAGAAAAAACGGTACCGCGATTTACGGCCGTATCAGTTAAATTCAAAAGTTATGTCCCGCGCGGCACGCGGATGCTTGGCAATGCATTGCCTTCCCGCAAGGAGAGGCGAAGAAATTACTAGTGAAGTTATGGATGGCAAAAATTCAATTATCTTTGACCAGGCTGAGAATAGGTTGCATATACAAAAAGCTATTTTAGTAAAGTTGTTGACGCAATAA
- a CDS encoding HD domain-containing phosphohydrolase: MEGNNLTEELRKLTAENELLKKRVLQLETLITSSEIINSKFELHSVLNIIMSIVSQVMDSEASSILLMDKDRGQLYFFAAAGAKKEALNKVYLEKGEGIAGWVAEHSESVVVQDVSKDKRFTAKADKESGFVTKSILAVPMKIEDKLIGVAEAVNKKNGKEFTQDDIKLLSILTTNGALAVQKAQLFKDLNDLFLGSMRALSSAIDAKDPYTHGHSERVCDYALMIGDELGINNDEKTSLELAALLHDIGKIGVPERVLHKQGKLTEEEWVEMKKHPTIGADMLSSIKQLEKIIPGIRHHQERYDGQGYPSRLFGDTIPFYARIIAVADTFDAMTSNRPYRSKLPLTMAVKEIEMFRGSQFDPDCANAFIRGLTKRYDGKIPEDV; the protein is encoded by the coding sequence ATGGAGGGCAACAATTTGACGGAAGAACTGCGAAAGCTAACAGCGGAGAATGAACTCCTAAAGAAACGTGTCCTACAGCTTGAAACATTGATTACTTCATCTGAGATTATTAATTCCAAGTTTGAACTTCACAGCGTCCTGAACATTATCATGTCTATTGTGAGCCAGGTGATGGATTCTGAAGCGTCATCGATATTGTTAATGGATAAAGACCGTGGACAGCTATACTTTTTTGCAGCTGCCGGTGCAAAGAAAGAAGCACTGAATAAAGTGTACCTCGAAAAAGGTGAAGGAATCGCAGGTTGGGTGGCGGAACATAGTGAATCGGTAGTTGTGCAGGATGTGAGTAAGGATAAACGTTTTACCGCAAAAGCGGATAAAGAAAGCGGGTTTGTTACAAAATCCATACTTGCAGTGCCTATGAAAATAGAAGATAAACTTATCGGTGTTGCTGAAGCTGTAAATAAAAAAAACGGGAAAGAATTTACTCAGGATGATATTAAACTGTTGTCAATATTAACCACTAACGGCGCGTTGGCTGTACAAAAAGCGCAGTTGTTTAAGGATCTCAACGATCTTTTCTTGGGTAGTATGCGCGCGCTGTCCAGTGCGATTGATGCTAAGGATCCGTATACACACGGGCATTCGGAACGGGTATGCGATTATGCATTGATGATTGGTGATGAGTTGGGTATTAACAATGATGAAAAAACAAGTTTGGAACTCGCAGCGTTATTGCATGATATTGGCAAAATTGGTGTGCCGGAACGTGTATTGCATAAACAAGGAAAACTTACTGAAGAGGAATGGGTTGAGATGAAAAAACATCCAACTATCGGTGCGGATATGTTGTCTTCCATTAAACAGTTAGAAAAAATTATCCCGGGTATACGGCATCATCAGGAACGGTATGACGGGCAGGGGTATCCTTCAAGGTTATTTGGAGACACTATACCGTTCTATGCAAGGATAATCGCTGTGGCGGATACGTTTGACGCAATGACGTCCAACCGTCCTTACCGCAGTAAACTGCCGCTTACCATGGCGGTAAAAGAAATTGAAATGTTTAGAGGTTCACAGTTTGACCCGGACTGCGCAAACGCGTTTATCCGCGGGTTGACAAAACGGTATGACGGTAAAATACCGGAGGATGTTTAG
- a CDS encoding mechanosensitive ion channel family protein, which produces MVDITLNLILNIVIFAAVIIVCYIGLSKLLAVKKMNLPKQLRINYWLAAVLLLLTVFVQYSDLDKSMGTRVVVILGFMTYAAIAYLLLTLINAILVEYYLVTVRNVWITPPLRKVLMWVIYAIVLLILAYNFFHFNPLAMVAIPTVATAGIMVALQDPIKRFIASVILSRVVRIGEWISYNGMEGKVENFTWGMTFLRLWNGSQVVIPNNTLQASQFCRLEGTQRVRVEVKTGTEVHPEKVKRILLSCLPMNKHIVQSPVPPYVWIDGFEDYYIKYSLYFFVDNFEFTYNLQTEVQTNAWYAFKREGVEIPVPQQRVGIIRPKEVSPDIALEQRKKLLKEVELFNMLDDGVITEIAGVLEEKIFAPGETIILQGGQGEAFYIILDGKVEVLINTVGGMTQKVAELITGNYFGEMSLLTGEPCTATVRALKESVLLVLNNKAFRNVLEKTPSLADTLGAVLEQRAANLEATKENVRVVKDKVERQTFSQRIRNFFGLGK; this is translated from the coding sequence ATGGTAGATATTACGCTTAACCTTATATTAAATATTGTGATATTCGCTGCAGTGATTATTGTTTGCTACATCGGGCTGTCAAAATTACTTGCAGTAAAGAAAATGAACCTGCCTAAACAGTTGAGGATTAATTACTGGCTTGCTGCAGTATTGTTGTTACTCACGGTGTTTGTTCAGTATTCGGACTTAGATAAAAGTATGGGTACTAGAGTTGTTGTAATACTGGGGTTCATGACATACGCGGCAATCGCGTATTTATTGTTGACTTTAATAAATGCAATACTTGTGGAATATTATTTGGTGACCGTACGTAATGTATGGATAACACCGCCGTTACGTAAAGTTCTAATGTGGGTAATCTACGCGATAGTACTGCTTATCCTGGCATATAACTTTTTCCATTTTAATCCGTTAGCAATGGTAGCTATACCTACTGTTGCAACTGCGGGTATCATGGTTGCATTGCAGGATCCGATCAAACGTTTTATCGCAAGTGTAATTCTTAGCCGTGTAGTACGTATTGGTGAGTGGATAAGTTATAACGGGATGGAAGGTAAAGTGGAAAATTTTACGTGGGGTATGACTTTCCTTCGGTTATGGAACGGTTCACAGGTGGTAATACCTAACAATACACTTCAGGCATCTCAATTTTGCCGTTTAGAAGGGACTCAAAGGGTAAGGGTTGAAGTAAAAACAGGGACCGAAGTTCATCCAGAGAAAGTTAAACGTATTCTGTTATCTTGTCTTCCGATGAACAAACATATAGTGCAATCTCCAGTTCCGCCGTATGTGTGGATTGACGGATTTGAGGATTATTACATAAAATACAGCCTTTACTTTTTTGTTGATAATTTTGAGTTTACTTATAATCTGCAGACAGAAGTACAAACCAATGCGTGGTATGCGTTTAAACGTGAGGGCGTAGAAATTCCTGTCCCGCAGCAGAGGGTTGGAATTATCAGGCCGAAAGAAGTGTCTCCGGATATTGCTTTGGAGCAACGTAAGAAATTGTTGAAGGAAGTTGAATTGTTTAATATGTTAGACGACGGGGTTATTACAGAGATAGCCGGGGTTTTAGAGGAAAAAATATTTGCTCCCGGTGAAACTATTATACTGCAAGGCGGGCAGGGGGAAGCGTTTTATATCATTTTGGATGGTAAGGTTGAAGTATTAATCAATACCGTAGGCGGGATGACACAAAAAGTTGCGGAACTTATAACAGGTAACTATTTTGGTGAGATGAGTTTATTGACGGGGGAACCTTGTACTGCAACGGTGCGTGCATTAAAAGAATCTGTCCTATTGGTGCTTAATAATAAAGCGTTTAGGAATGTGTTAGAGAAAACACCGTCGTTAGCTGATACTTTGGGCGCTGTACTTGAACAACGCGCAGCAAATTTAGAAGCGACTAAAGAAAACGTGCGGGTGGTGAAAGATAAAGTTGAGCGTCAAACGTTCTCACAGCGTATCCGCAACTTCTTCGGCCTCGGGAAGTAA